The genome window TTGAGTCAAGAACATGACTGGCCAATTAGTGTCTTGTGTCAGATCGCTGGCATAACTAGAGATGCTTACTACAACTGGCTTCATAGAAAGCCAAGTAATTATAAAGTTGAACAATCAGAGCTACTTGAAGCAATTCTAGAATTAGAGGAAAAACATAAGTGGACACTGGGTTACTTAGCGATGACAACGCAACTAGCCTTTGAAAATAAACTAAGCTTCAAGGCGGGACTAAAGCGGGTAACTAATTGTATGAGAAATCATGGAATCAGGGCTAATATCCGGAAGAAGAGACATAATCGTGTTAAGCGTTATGAAGAATATATCAATGATAATTTACTCAATGAACAATTTGATCGTCAGAGTAAAAACGAAGTTTGGGTAACCGATACTACAGAGGTTCTGTACGGGATAGATCAGGTAAAGAAGGCTCACGTGCATGTGGCTTTGGACCTGTATGGACGTTACGCTTTGAGCTACAATATCTCACCCACAGAAACAGCAGTGTCAGCAATTGAGGTATTTAAACGTGCCTTCAAAGTGGAACCGGATGCCCATCCGCTGATCCATACGGATCGCGGATCAGCATATTGTTCAATGGCTTTTAATGACTATTTAGCCGATCAAAACTGTATTCACAGCATGTCACACCCAGGCCATCCTTGGGAGAACTCGCCGATGGAACGCTGGTGGAGTGATTTTAAGCTCATTTGGTTAGCCAAACGTTCGCGGCCTAAAACATTGACGGAATTAGAACAATCAGTAAAGAAAGCTATTAAATATTTCAACACTCAACGAGCTTATACATCCAAAAACGGCTTGAGCGCAGAAAAATTCCGCGCTCAAGCCGCATAAACTATTTTTCTATTTAAACTGTATACTTGACAGGCACTAGTGCCATCGATCAAAATCATAGTCCGGATTTTACTGTTAGAGAACGAAGAATTAATAGTTAATTCCCAGCCTCTTTTTTAGACAATGCATCGAGTATTACTGTAAGTAATTAAGCAAGCATTGCATAAGCGTTAAGTCATTGCAATAAACCCTTGCTCTCTGCATTGTTATAATAATTACCATGTGATAAATTTTATAACTTATCCACATTTATGGGATAACAGGATTTAGATAAATTTCAATACATAAGTTAATGTTTTTTTCCGTTTTTAAGCCCTTTTGCGAATTTTGCTGTCTCTTAATGCTGATAAATGAAGTTTTCCATCCCATTGTTTCAGAAATGTTAAATTTTGATTTTGATTGTCATTAATAGAAAGTTTAAGTATTTACCAGTAATCATTGGCTGGCTTGTATTTATCAATTGATATGAAGGTCCTCTTCTCTATGCAAATAAAAACGAGGATCAAAGAGTTTTACTTCTTCAAATCCTCGTTTATCTTAATTTTGATGATGTTTTTCAACTGCCGTAACTAGTTCTTCCAATGATTGACTTCCAAAAATAACTGGGTCATCATCAATCATCGTCGCTGGAACACTCATGATCTTCTTTTCTTTCCGTAATTCTGGGAAGTGTTGCAGATCAATCATTGTAGCAGTAATTCCCGTGTTGAGAGAAGCCATCCGTTGACAAGCCGCAACAACATCAGGACAGAAATGACAAGTTAAGGAAACGCCAATCCGAATCTTAGTCGGCGCAAGTTTCTTAATTCGTTCTACCATTTCTGGTGCAATTGTTTGTCCAGGACCGGCAACGTTGTAGACACCTAGAACTAAGGAGTTTAATTCGTGACCAGTTGGAATCCCCGCATAATGTAAGCCAGTATCATTACCATCCGCATCAAGCAAGCGCAATTGTGGTAAGTACTTTACGTCCGCTGGCGCCGGTTTAGTCTCCATCTGCAGGTGCTTATCAAGTGAAGCAAATTCTTCAACAAAGCTAACTAACTGATTGCTAAGCTCTGTCCCATTGGTTAACACTTGGAGTTTAATATCCTTAGTCAAACGGGCAAAGATTGGCTGCAATTGTTGGTCAATCTCAGCTGGCAACCAGTTTCCTTCATGCGACGTAGTGTTTTCTTGTTGACTAAGTTCGCTCGTCTGCCCCACAGTCTTAGCAGGCTTTTTATTAGTTTCTGCATGAATTGGGATACCTTGCTTTTCCTTTTGCAAAATAATGTATCGTTCTGCAGCAGTAGAAGCAACCGCCCCATCGGATGCAGCTGTCACGATCTGACGAAGATTTTTATGGATAACATCCCCAGCAGCGTAAACGCCATCGATGTTTGTCTTACCATTTTCATCCGTCATGATATAGCCCCGATCATCCAAATCAAGGATATTAGCTAATGCTTTCGTTGCTGGTTGCGTACCAATATAAATGAACATCCCAAATGTCTGGTCACCATCATCGACATGGTAAACCGTCTCTTCGCCAGTCTTATTATTAACCAAGGTAGCAGTAGTAAGGTAATCATCCCCACTAACTTCCTTTACCTCAGTATTGTATTCCACACTAACTTTAGGATTATCCAAGGCACGCTTAGCCGTCAATACAGGACATGCAAAATGATCGCCACGAACTAAAACAGTAACGTGCTTGGCAAAGCGGCTCAAATAGTCAGCTTCTTCAGCGGCCGCATATCCGCCACCAACGACAAAGACTTGAAGACCGGTAAAAAGTTCGCCATCACAAGTTGAGCAATAAGCAATTCCCCGTCCACGGAATTCATTTTCACCGGGAAAACCAACTTTTTTAGGGTTAGCACCAGTCGCAATAATTACGCTTCGGGCAGTATATTTTTGACCACTCTTGCCAATCAATGTCTTAACTTCACCAGTAAGATCAAACTTTTCAACCGCATCATGTTGAATTTCAACCCCAAAGCTAGCGACCTGGCTTTGCATCTGGTTCATCAATTGGGTACCGTCGACTTTTTCGACAGCTGGATAATTATAAACCACCGAGGTCGTTGTTACCTGACCGCCGACAGTATCTCCTTCTAAAATCAATGTATCCAGGGTTGCACGTCCAGCATATAAACCAGCAGATAATCCCGCTGGTCCAGCACCAACGATGATTAAATCATATAAATGTTGTTCTGCCATTTAGCTCACCAAATTAAAGCTTACCAACTAGATCAAGACTTGGCTTAATTGAATCTTGGCCTGGCTTCCAGTTTGCTGGGCAGACCCGGTCACCATGTTCACGAACAAATTGGGCAGCTTGGAGCGTCCGTAAGATCTCATCAGCACTCCGACCAATTCCCATGTTGTTAATTGTGTAGGATTGGATAATACCATCAGGATCAATGATGAAGACTCCCCGGTATGCTTGACCAGCGTCTTCGTCAAGAACATCGAACATTCGGGCTAACTTACCAGCTGGGTCAGCAAGCATTGAATATTTGATCTTGCCAATCTTGTCAGAAGCCTGAGCCCATGCCTTGTGGACAAATTCGGTATCCTCAGAAACAGAGTAAATCTCGGCATTTGCTTTCTTGAAGTCTTCGTACTTATCTTGCAAAGCTTCCAATTCAGTTGGACAAACAAATGAAAAGTCAGCTGGGTAGAAGAAGAAAACACTCCACTTACCTAAAACATCCTTCTTGGATACTTCGGTTGTTTCACCATCATGATAAGCATTTACCTTAAAATCTTCAATTTCATGTCCTACAAAGTTCATGTATATCCTCTCCTTAAATTAGAATCATTCTTAACTACAACTCTTAGTATAACCTTTTTATGCTAATTTGCAAGCAATTTTAGAACAATTCTAAGAAAGATTAAATTTCCTTGCCGAAGATTTTCGCCTTAATCGCCTGTCCAGTTGGGGTTCCAGCCAGTCCACCAAGACCTGTTTCCCGTAAATCAACTGGCATTGATCGGCCCACCTTATCAAGTGCAGAAATACATTCATCGGCTGGGATCATACTCGTACAACCAGCGAGTGCCATATCGGCTGCAATCAATGCGTTTCCAGCTCCAATCGCATTTCGTTTAACGCAAGGGATTTCTACCAAACCGGCAATCGGGTCACATACCAAGCCTAACAAGTTACTAAGAGCAATTGCCAATGCTTGACTGCTTTGTTCTGGACTACCACCCGCTGCTTCAACAGCCGCCGCGGCAGCCATTGCCGATGCTGAACCAACTTCTTCTTGGCAGCCACCTGTCGCGCCAGCAATTCCCGCATGATTGGCAATAATTAAGCCCAACCCACCAGCAGTAAATAAGAAGCGAATCATCTGATCTTCACTAAGGCCTAATCGTTTTTCTAACATAAAAAGAGCGCCAGGAAGAGTCCCGGATGAACCGGCAGTCGGGGTTGCGCAGATGACTCCCATTGCTGCGTTAACCTCGTTAGTTGCGATCGCATTTTCCACGGCAGCCATCATAACATCACCAGAGAGGGTCTTTCTTTCTGCGCGATATTTTTTCAGCTTAATCGCTTCGCCTCCAGTTAGACCAGTTTTTGACCGAACTCCCAGCTCATTTTCACCTTGTTTAATTGCGGCTCGCATCGTCAGTAAGTTTGATCGCATCCGTTGCCAGACTTCTTTTCGATTGCTACCGGATTCATGACATTCTGCCTCAATCACTAGTTCGGACAATGCTTTTTGCTGAATTTCTGCAGTTCGCACTAAATCTTTAACACTTTGATACATCGCTCTTTCTCCTAAAGACAAATTGCAGCCGGGTACTTCTTTTCAAAATAAGCAATCGTCGCTGGCTGCATCGGTTTCTTAATATCGTAAACATAAATATCACAATCATCTGCCCGTAATACTTGCCGCCGGGTAAATGGTGCTTTTTCTTCCAAATCAGTATTGACCGCCAGTGCATTGGCCATCTGTTTACTATAATCGCGAAAGATAACAATTGGTAAGGGACCCGCTGGTAAAATATCAACACCATCAAGGCTAATAGCCCTAATTTCAATTATCCCGCCACCAATCGAACAACCGGCAACCGTTACCCTCGTCTTGTCACCAGTCATTTGAAGAATGGCTGTGTTAGGATGGTGAATCGGGCTTTCACCCTCTTCTTCAACAAAGCGAAGATCTATTCCTCTTTGGCGAGCAATCATTGGCGCCGATGGAACTCGCGAATCATCTGGCGAAAATCCTAGCAATCCCGCCGCAATTGCATAGTCTGTGCCATGGCCACGATGCGTCTGGGCAAAAGATCCATAATAGTGAACGGTTACTTTAGGTGGAACCATGCCAAAAAGCTTATTTGCGACTCGACCAATCTTGACCGCCCCTGCAGTATGCGAACTAGAAGGACCAATCATTACTGGTCCAATAATGTCAAAAACACTTTTATAGTTATTTTTCATGTTGTTGTTCCCTTAAAAATAAAATAGAGGTTGAAATAAAAACCATGTTTTTCTCAACCTCTTCATTATAATTACTTTTTCTTTTTATGAAAGCCAAGAAATGACCAGAAGCCGCGATGACCACCAGATTTTTTCTTCGGTTTCTTTTCTGCTTTTCGATCTTCTTTGTCAGCTTTTTCAGCGAATGCTTTTTGCTTGGCGAGAATTGCTTCCCGCTTTTGCCGCTCTTTTTCAGCCTCTTTTCGGGCTGCCATTGCCTTTTTAGCCCGTGCTGCCCGTTGCTGAGCAGCTTCTTTCATTAATTGTGCCGCATCTGTTCCATTGTATCAAACATTGTTGCCACCTTAATAGCTGTCTTATTGGCTAAGGCTTGATCAGTATTTGAAGCCACTTCAATATTACGGGCTGCCGTAATCTCACGTTCCCAGTATTGTTGTGTCTTAATAGGTAAACCAGCAAACTCCTGGCTCCGTAAGAACTGACCTGCTCGTGATAACTGCATCTTCAACGAATGCTTATCCGTTTGCTGACCATTTAATGCTTTTCGCGAATTATAAATCGCTTGATCAACAAGGTCGACCATTGCTTGTGGTTCATTATGTCCCTCTTTATGCTCTTGAAGGACATCCTCCCCCATTCTAATGGCTTCATCATAAAGATCCTTAGAACGATCAGTCCCATTAAAGTATTTATATGTTTGCCTTACACGTACTTGATCAGCTACATCTTTACTTAGTTGATCAAAAACTACTTTTTCGTTCATTAGATTTCCACCGCCCGACTTTACTCGTCTATTATTCTTAGTATAGCAGTTATTGATCGCGAACGAAGCTAAAATGTCAATTTTTTTAGAAGATTATCGAAAAATTTACCCGCTCGCCGGTTTGAGCAAAGTGTAATTAAGCTATTATTAGTCTTAATTTTCGTCCATTATTCAAAAAGGAGGCTGAGAAAAAACTTTGTTTTTTCAACAGCCTCTTTAATCTATACGAACATTATTTAAGATATCGTGGAAATTAACCACAAGACTCAAGTCTAAGTCCGAACGATAATCAGCCCGTGCCGTGCTAATCACCGTTCTATCCTTAGCCCACCGCCTTGTCGAGAAGGTTAATTCCCACTCACTCCTTATTACCAACTAGCCTTACGAACACCAGGGATTTGACCCTTGTGTGCTAGTTCACGGAACTTAATCCGTGACATTCCAAACTTACGCATGTAGGCATGTGGTCGGCCATCGTAACGATCACGGTTGTGAAGACGAACCGCACTAGAGTTACGAGGAAGTTTAGATAAACCGATGTAGTCGCCCTTCGCCTTTAATTCTTTGCGCTTTTCAGCGTATTTCTTTACTAAAGCTTCTTGGTGATGTAATTTAGCAATCTTTGACTTTTTTGCCATTAAGTAGTTCTCCTTTTATATTAAAAACTTTATCTACTATACAATTACTATTTAAAATTAAAACATCTGCGAACTCTTTTCATTTTAATATTATCGCTGATACTTACAAAAAATACAAGGATTTTGCATTAGTTTTTGACCTTTCTTAACCATTTAATTTTTTCGCGTATTTACGGTATTCGTCAGCATAATTATATTGATTATTATATTCAGTTAAAAGTTCATCATCATGGGTATAAGCCCGTCCCGTCACCATCATCTTCTTGTAAAGGTCACGGTATGGCAAATCACTCTTATCGGCAATTTGTTTTTCCTGATCGCGACTATATCCAATATGACGGAAGCTAGTTTCAGCTAAACCAATATCGTCTACTTCCAAAATTAGATAGTGGGCCCGCAAATCACGCTGGAGAGGTTGCCAGTGGTTGAATGGCTCGCCGACTGCTCCGGGATTTAAAACCATGCGTTCATCACTCCCATACCGCAAAAGGTCATGGTGAACATGGGCATAAATGGCAATATCAACTGGTTCGCCAGCGACGTTAAACAACTTATCAAAATTTTCACTAGCTTGCGTAGGAAAAAGGACTTGGCCCATATTAAGCCACGGCAGGTTATGGGAGATACCAAAGTTAAGGGGGCCCACGCGTTTCGTCACGTGCATCGGCCAACTTGCAATTTCATCAACCATTCCGTCAGGGGCATGTTCCGCAACATACTGGGCTAACCGTGCAAAGTAAATGTGGGAAGGACGCTCCATATCCATCATCCCGCGAGCACCACGAACAACTAGGTCATCCCAGTTTCCTCGTACAATTACTGTTGGCTTCATTTCTTGCAAAATCTCCCAAATTGGTTTTACACTTGGGCCTGGCATCAGTAAATCACCAATAAACCAATATTCATCAACATGTTGCGCTATGCTATCGCGATACATTGCTTGCAACGCTGTTAGATTTCCATGCGTATCTGAAAAGACTGCAATCCTCTTTTTCACAGATGATTTCCCCTTTCTTATCTTCATTAATATATTAGCAAATTTTCGAAAAGGAATGCTAAATTAATTTGTATTTTCGGAAGGATTCCCCATATTACAAATTATTTTGTTACAATATACTTTTATGAATAAATCATTTTAGGAGATGATAATTAAAATGGATTCGGAAGTCGCAAGAGGAAAATTTCCTCACGGTTGGCACCGAACTTTTTACACCCTCTGGCTCGGCGCGTTCATCACCGGGATGGGCTACTCGATGACGATGCCGTTTATCTCACTTTTTATTGCAGAATTAGGAAACTTTACGCGTTTTCAGCTCAACATTTACTCCGGACTAGCATTTGGGGTGACCTTCATTAGTCAAGCCATTGTTTCACCGTTCTGGGGCAGTCTAGCTGATCGCAAAGGACGAAAACTGATGTGTATGCGTGCATCGGGAGTAATGGCTTGTACAATCTGTGCAATTGGATTTGCCCAAAGTGTCTGGATGATTATTGGCATGCGGTTCCTTCAAGGAGTCTTTTCTGGCTACATTAATAACGCTACTGCTTTAATGGCTGGGGAAACACCGCATAATAAATCAGGCTGGGTAATGTCAGCGATGACTACTGCGGGGGTGGCCGGTAACCTGGTTGGTCCTTTGCTTGGTGGTTTCCTATCAGGATTGTTTGGGTACCGAATCCCATTTTTCATCACCGGAGCACTAATGTTTTGTGTCTTTCTCAGTACATGGTTATTGACGGTAGAACACTTCACCCCAATTAAAAAAGAAGCGATGAAGCCAATGAAAGAGATAATTCATAATTTGGATAATCCACCATTGATCTTCGTTATGTTCTTAACCACCATGATTGTTACTTCTTCTACCATGTCAATTGACCCAATTATCAGTTTATATGTTCGGCAATTGATGGGCGGCCATGGCAATGTTGCCTTTGTCGCCGGGATTGTCGCTGCTACTCCAGGATTAGGTACATTGCTTGCCGCTTCAAAGGTTGGTCACACGATGGACCGGATTGGACCAGAAAAAGTATTACAGATTGGAATTCTCACGGCCTTTATCCTCTTTATCCCCATGACCATTACTAAATCTCCATGGGCCTTGGCATTCTGGCGCTTCTTGCTTGGTTTGGCAAACGCGGCGTTAATGCCTGCTACCCAAACGGTCTTAACCCTTGACGTCCCAACCGAAGCATTTGGCCGGATCTTTAGTTATAATCAATCTTTCCAGGCTGCAGGTGCAGTGTTAGGATCAATTCTTGGCTCATTCATCTCGGGGATTTCTAGTTATGAAATGGTCTTTGTCATTACTGGTTTGACTCTCCTGCTTAACTTTATCTTGGTTATGTTGGTTAGACCAAAGAAGCAGCTTACAGAATAATTTAAAGAAAAGAGAAAATCATGGTTCAAACAAATAAATTATTAAATGAACACGAAGTAAATAACTTATTTTCCCGGGTTGCCCCCCGCTATGACTTATTAAACAATGTGATTAGTCTAGGAACGCAGAAAATATGGCGACACGAAATCTTTAACCAGCTTCAAATTAAGCCTACCGATAACGCCTTAGATGTTTGCTGTGGAACGGGAGACCTCGCAATTGCCCTGGCTAAACGGATCTCTGCTGGACGAGTAACCGGACTTGATTTTAATAAAGAAATGTTGGAAATCGCTAAAGAAAAGACAAAGATGATTGGCAATCTTTTCTTGGTACAAGGGGATGCCATGGCGTTGCCATTTGATGACAATAGCTTTGATATCGTCACCATCGGCTTTGGCTTACGAAACGTTCCAGATGCAGATAAGGCGCTCAGCGAGATTTACCGGGTCCTCAAGCCAGGTGGGCAATTCGTTAGCTTGGAAATGTCGCAGCCGACTAATCCCATTATTAGAGTCGGCTGGAAAGCTTACTTTACGGCCTTTCCATTGATGGCTTCATTAGCTGGTGGACATTACCGCGATTATCAATATTTAAAGCAAACCAGCCAACAATTCGTCTCCGCCCATCAACTTGCACGGATGATGAAGGCAGTCGGATTTAAAGAAGTCCATTACCAACCATTGAACTTTGGCGCAGCTGCATTACATTTTGGCGATAAATAGAAAGGGCGCGAGGTAGAAGTCACTCATGACTATCTCGCTCCCTTTTTAAATTATTAAAAAAGAATATTGACAACATTAAAAAATGATTATAATATACTGACAAGCAATTTAATAACCGCAATGAAAAGATGAGTAATTGATGGTCGCCTTCTCCAGAGAACTGCGGATGATGGGAAGCAGCGTTGGCTAAGTCAGTGAAGATGGTCTTGGAGCGATGAAAGTTGTGAGCTATTTGTAAGCAGCTTACGGGTTGGTGTACGTTATAACACTTGGGTATTCCCTTGGAGTACTTGTAGAGAGTTTGGCTGTGAGGTCAAGCTAAAATAGGGTGGTAACACGCTATCGATGTCTAATCATTACGCGTCCCTAGAACTAACAAGTTAGTTCTAGGGGCTTTTTTTATTTCACGAAAGGAGTCACTATTATGACTGAATTTACTAAGAGAACTACATCACCATTTCGCTTTGATATTGTTGGCAGTTTCTTACGCCCAAAAGAATTAAAGGAAGCTCGCGCTAAATATCAGGCGGGACAAATTACGAAAGCAGAATTAACCGCAATTGAGGATAAAGCTATCATTGACTTAATTAAGAAAGAAGAAGCAGCCGGTTTACACGCCGTTACTGATGGTGAATTCCGTCGTAGCTGGTGGCACCTCGACTTTATTTGGGGATTGGAGGGAATTGAACAGTCAACTTCTAATACAGGATATGAGTTTCACGATGAAACAACAAGAGCGGAAACGGCAAAGTTAGTCGGTAAAGTAAGCGGAAATAATCATCCCTTTGTTGAGCATTTTAAATTTACACGTGACCATGTTAGTACTGGCACGCAGGTTAAACAAACAATCCCTTCGCCTGCTCAAGCCTTCTTTGAATTTTTGCGCCCAGAAAACATTGCTAGTGTCAATAAATATTATCCTTCATTTGATGCTTTTGCGGCAGACCTTGTAACTGCTTATCGCCAAGTAATCGCCGACCTATATGCAGCTGGATGTAGGACACTACAGTTAGATGATTGCACCTGGTCAGCATATGCCGATTTTGCCCAACATCCTGAACATATCAAATCTGCTGGTTTTAATATTCAACAACTTGAGAAATTAGAAGAGACGTCTGTCGAACTAAATAATACTATTATTTCTGACCAACCTCACGATTTAACTATTAATACTCATGATTGTCGCGGCAATTACCATTCAACATGGGCCGCTACTGGCGGTTATGGTCCAGTTGCTGATCCGCTTTTTACCAAGGAAAATGTAACTGCTTTTTATTTAGAATATGACACTGAACGAGCTGGCGGATTCGAGCCACTTGAAAAAGTACCTAATGATAAGTATGTCGTATTAGGACTAGTTACATCTAAATCCGGCCAGCTTGAGGATCGTGAAGTAATAATTAATCGCATTCATGAAGCAGCTAAGTTTCACCCACTCGATAAGCTTTGTTTAAGTCCACAATGCGGTTTCGCTTCAACAGAAGAAGGCAATATCCTGACTGAAAAACAACAATGGGCAAAGATTGCACTAATTAAAGATATTGCTAAAGAAGTTTGGGGTTAAATAAGGAGGAAAAAGATATGGCTCAACAATTATCATCAACACAAGAACTAATCGCTAAACTTAAGCAAAAACACTGGGTAGACCTAACCCATACTTTTGGCCCAGCTAGTCCGCGATTTCCATCATTCAAGCCCGCAAAATTTGAAACAATTTTCACTCATGCAGATGGTTTTTTCGTTAAGGAATATACATTTGCTGGACAATATGGTACACACATTGATCCGCCAGTTCACTTTTACAAGGATGATGATCGCTATGTCGAGGATCTAGAACTCAAAGATCTTGTTTTACCATTAGTCATCATTGATTATCATCAAAAGGCAGCAGCCAACCCAGATGCCAGCCTAACAGTTGCGGATATTAAAGATTGGGAAAAACAAAATGGACCAATTCCAGCAGGATCATTTGTTGCTCTTCGTACTGATTGGGGAAAACGCTGGCCATCACAAGAAAAGTTTGAAAATAAGGATAAAAATGGTCAGAATCATTATCCCGGATGGTCACTAGAAGCCTTAAAGTATATTTATGAGACGCG of Limosilactobacillus reuteri subsp. reuteri contains these proteins:
- a CDS encoding FAD-dependent oxidoreductase, coding for MAEQHLYDLIIVGAGPAGLSAGLYAGRATLDTLILEGDTVGGQVTTTSVVYNYPAVEKVDGTQLMNQMQSQVASFGVEIQHDAVEKFDLTGEVKTLIGKSGQKYTARSVIIATGANPKKVGFPGENEFRGRGIAYCSTCDGELFTGLQVFVVGGGYAAAEEADYLSRFAKHVTVLVRGDHFACPVLTAKRALDNPKVSVEYNTEVKEVSGDDYLTTATLVNNKTGEETVYHVDDGDQTFGMFIYIGTQPATKALANILDLDDRGYIMTDENGKTNIDGVYAAGDVIHKNLRQIVTAASDGAVASTAAERYIILQKEKQGIPIHAETNKKPAKTVGQTSELSQQENTTSHEGNWLPAEIDQQLQPIFARLTKDIKLQVLTNGTELSNQLVSFVEEFASLDKHLQMETKPAPADVKYLPQLRLLDADGNDTGLHYAGIPTGHELNSLVLGVYNVAGPGQTIAPEMVERIKKLAPTKIRIGVSLTCHFCPDVVAACQRMASLNTGITATMIDLQHFPELRKEKKIMSVPATMIDDDPVIFGSQSLEELVTAVEKHHQN
- the ahpC gene encoding alkyl hydroperoxide reductase subunit C, which translates into the protein MNFVGHEIEDFKVNAYHDGETTEVSKKDVLGKWSVFFFYPADFSFVCPTELEALQDKYEDFKKANAEIYSVSEDTEFVHKAWAQASDKIGKIKYSMLADPAGKLARMFDVLDEDAGQAYRGVFIIDPDGIIQSYTINNMGIGRSADEILRTLQAAQFVREHGDRVCPANWKPGQDSIKPSLDLVGKL
- the sdaAA gene encoding L-serine ammonia-lyase, iron-sulfur-dependent, subunit alpha; the encoded protein is MYQSVKDLVRTAEIQQKALSELVIEAECHESGSNRKEVWQRMRSNLLTMRAAIKQGENELGVRSKTGLTGGEAIKLKKYRAERKTLSGDVMMAAVENAIATNEVNAAMGVICATPTAGSSGTLPGALFMLEKRLGLSEDQMIRFLFTAGGLGLIIANHAGIAGATGGCQEEVGSASAMAAAAAVEAAGGSPEQSSQALAIALSNLLGLVCDPIAGLVEIPCVKRNAIGAGNALIAADMALAGCTSMIPADECISALDKVGRSMPVDLRETGLGGLAGTPTGQAIKAKIFGKEI
- a CDS encoding serine dehydratase beta chain, with the translated sequence MKNNYKSVFDIIGPVMIGPSSSHTAGAVKIGRVANKLFGMVPPKVTVHYYGSFAQTHRGHGTDYAIAAGLLGFSPDDSRVPSAPMIARQRGIDLRFVEEEGESPIHHPNTAILQMTGDKTRVTVAGCSIGGGIIEIRAISLDGVDILPAGPLPIVIFRDYSKQMANALAVNTDLEEKAPFTRRQVLRADDCDIYVYDIKKPMQPATIAYFEKKYPAAICL
- the rpsN gene encoding 30S ribosomal protein S14, giving the protein MAKKSKIAKLHHQEALVKKYAEKRKELKAKGDYIGLSKLPRNSSAVRLHNRDRYDGRPHAYMRKFGMSRIKFRELAHKGQIPGVRKASW
- a CDS encoding metallophosphoesterase family protein encodes the protein MKIRKGKSSVKKRIAVFSDTHGNLTALQAMYRDSIAQHVDEYWFIGDLLMPGPSVKPIWEILQEMKPTVIVRGNWDDLVVRGARGMMDMERPSHIYFARLAQYVAEHAPDGMVDEIASWPMHVTKRVGPLNFGISHNLPWLNMGQVLFPTQASENFDKLFNVAGEPVDIAIYAHVHHDLLRYGSDERMVLNPGAVGEPFNHWQPLQRDLRAHYLILEVDDIGLAETSFRHIGYSRDQEKQIADKSDLPYRDLYKKMMVTGRAYTHDDELLTEYNNQYNYADEYRKYAKKLNG
- a CDS encoding MFS transporter, whose product is MIIKMDSEVARGKFPHGWHRTFYTLWLGAFITGMGYSMTMPFISLFIAELGNFTRFQLNIYSGLAFGVTFISQAIVSPFWGSLADRKGRKLMCMRASGVMACTICAIGFAQSVWMIIGMRFLQGVFSGYINNATALMAGETPHNKSGWVMSAMTTAGVAGNLVGPLLGGFLSGLFGYRIPFFITGALMFCVFLSTWLLTVEHFTPIKKEAMKPMKEIIHNLDNPPLIFVMFLTTMIVTSSTMSIDPIISLYVRQLMGGHGNVAFVAGIVAATPGLGTLLAASKVGHTMDRIGPEKVLQIGILTAFILFIPMTITKSPWALAFWRFLLGLANAALMPATQTVLTLDVPTEAFGRIFSYNQSFQAAGAVLGSILGSFISGISSYEMVFVITGLTLLLNFILVMLVRPKKQLTE
- the ubiE gene encoding bifunctional demethylmenaquinone methyltransferase/2-methoxy-6-polyprenyl-1,4-benzoquinol methylase UbiE, whose product is MVQTNKLLNEHEVNNLFSRVAPRYDLLNNVISLGTQKIWRHEIFNQLQIKPTDNALDVCCGTGDLAIALAKRISAGRVTGLDFNKEMLEIAKEKTKMIGNLFLVQGDAMALPFDDNSFDIVTIGFGLRNVPDADKALSEIYRVLKPGGQFVSLEMSQPTNPIIRVGWKAYFTAFPLMASLAGGHYRDYQYLKQTSQQFVSAHQLARMMKAVGFKEVHYQPLNFGAAALHFGDK
- a CDS encoding 5-methyltetrahydropteroyltriglutamate--homocysteine S-methyltransferase; this encodes MTEFTKRTTSPFRFDIVGSFLRPKELKEARAKYQAGQITKAELTAIEDKAIIDLIKKEEAAGLHAVTDGEFRRSWWHLDFIWGLEGIEQSTSNTGYEFHDETTRAETAKLVGKVSGNNHPFVEHFKFTRDHVSTGTQVKQTIPSPAQAFFEFLRPENIASVNKYYPSFDAFAADLVTAYRQVIADLYAAGCRTLQLDDCTWSAYADFAQHPEHIKSAGFNIQQLEKLEETSVELNNTIISDQPHDLTINTHDCRGNYHSTWAATGGYGPVADPLFTKENVTAFYLEYDTERAGGFEPLEKVPNDKYVVLGLVTSKSGQLEDREVIINRIHEAAKFHPLDKLCLSPQCGFASTEEGNILTEKQQWAKIALIKDIAKEVWG
- a CDS encoding cyclase family protein; translated protein: MAQQLSSTQELIAKLKQKHWVDLTHTFGPASPRFPSFKPAKFETIFTHADGFFVKEYTFAGQYGTHIDPPVHFYKDDDRYVEDLELKDLVLPLVIIDYHQKAAANPDASLTVADIKDWEKQNGPIPAGSFVALRTDWGKRWPSQEKFENKDKNGQNHYPGWSLEALKYIYETRHATANGHETFDTDTATKQQNGLVGEYYVLSHGHYQVELLDNLDQVPTTGAVINISVAKPEKAPGFPVRAYAIFD